In one Trichlorobacter lovleyi SZ genomic region, the following are encoded:
- a CDS encoding helix-turn-helix domain-containing protein produces MRIAELFRRAREAKGLKQSDIADQCGISRSALARFETGSLRLAEETLLLIAPLLDIDPEFLRGNAKIPFKSPTGSLIKYVVDKYHVNSDVLLSRLLALSDVLEIYYLSPPLTIVDRIRHLNVASNPTYALLMKDEAGNVYLFRCKSPKDFLAWDDSISSWQNEQRKMAGKGGHFEPLIISKELFEKIRDWQDIDKEDLDAVFSQKTENLIYKGIALSEAEKKLILFIRDHHLDPEETIQKLQQ; encoded by the coding sequence ATGCGCATTGCTGAATTGTTTCGCAGAGCCAGGGAAGCAAAGGGGCTGAAGCAATCGGATATTGCGGATCAGTGCGGTATTTCACGGTCGGCACTCGCCCGTTTTGAGACGGGGTCATTGCGCCTTGCCGAGGAGACATTGTTACTGATAGCTCCACTCCTCGACATAGATCCCGAGTTTCTGCGCGGTAATGCCAAGATTCCGTTCAAAAGCCCGACCGGATCGCTGATCAAGTATGTAGTTGACAAATACCACGTCAACAGTGACGTGCTTCTTTCGAGACTCCTTGCGCTAAGCGATGTTCTTGAAATCTATTACTTGTCTCCGCCTCTCACGATTGTTGATCGCATTCGTCACCTCAATGTTGCCTCAAATCCGACCTATGCTCTTCTTATGAAAGATGAGGCCGGGAATGTTTATCTGTTCAGATGTAAGTCTCCCAAGGACTTTCTTGCCTGGGATGACAGTATCTCTTCATGGCAGAATGAACAGCGCAAAATGGCCGGGAAAGGCGGCCACTTCGAACCGTTGATTATCTCAAAGGAATTGTTTGAGAAGATTCGTGATTGGCAGGACATCGACAAGGAAGACCTTGATGCCGTGTTCAGCCAGAAGACTGAGAATCTCATCTATAAAGGGATTGCCCTCAGCGAAGCGGAAAAGAAATTGATTCTTTTCATTCGTGACCACCATCTCGATCCTGAAGAAACCATCCAGAAACTCCAGCAGTAA
- a CDS encoding 4Fe-4S dicluster domain-containing protein, which translates to MKKKKMLLSQETMDIAMVRKVEALSGTSVRRCFQCGKCSAGCPMATFMEHPPNRVVRLLQLGQWQRILAGRSIWYCASCETCSTRCPNKVHLASIMDALRKLSWDQDGPSKESYVQLANKLFLQNIRTYGRQYEMRLAAVFNVKSGQFLKDMMLGPKLLTKGKLKVFHQKNRNMAEVEKIFSRIEEMRRKGEAL; encoded by the coding sequence ATGAAGAAGAAAAAAATGCTCCTCTCGCAGGAGACCATGGATATAGCTATGGTGCGTAAGGTTGAGGCGCTCTCGGGTACCTCGGTACGGCGCTGTTTTCAATGCGGCAAATGTTCTGCCGGTTGTCCCATGGCGACCTTTATGGAGCATCCGCCCAACCGGGTGGTGCGTCTGCTGCAGCTCGGGCAGTGGCAGCGGATCCTGGCCGGACGTTCAATCTGGTATTGCGCCTCCTGCGAGACCTGCTCGACCCGTTGCCCCAACAAGGTGCATCTGGCCTCGATCATGGATGCCCTGCGCAAGCTCTCCTGGGATCAGGATGGCCCATCAAAGGAAAGTTATGTCCAGCTTGCCAACAAGCTCTTTCTGCAGAATATCCGTACCTATGGCCGCCAGTATGAGATGCGGCTGGCAGCGGTCTTTAACGTCAAATCCGGTCAGTTTCTGAAGGATATGATGCTGGGACCCAAGCTCTTGACCAAAGGCAAGTTGAAAGTATTCCATCAAAAGAACAGAAATATGGCCGAGGTGGAAAAAATCTTCAGCAGGATTGAAGAGATGCGGCGTAAAGGAGAGGCGCTGTGA
- a CDS encoding phage replisome organizer N-terminal domain-containing protein: MCNILDHRKIKMIRKGPEGNTLVLLWLLMLAEAGKCNRGGYLMVSDSLPYTAETISMVTDIALPTVQLGLTIFAGLEMIDQQDGIIFIANWSKYQSEDKLEKRRENDRERKQRHRKKQRDNLLALPEPGDVSRDSHVDRSRDVTPENRTEKKIEKTTTEQIHSLLSDTPFSVVSDNELIVLIKRHGEEKVELAADIAAVSWRREHKEIRNPGGYLQSLCVNPVLPELYEPPYVRAAKSKAAAERKRAEKDKQEKLSETEAQESIERDDYWHSLSEEARQKFIDDIKVSSPFGQCIPEEGAVALARLTAWESRSQMITNTGITGEHTH, encoded by the coding sequence ATGTGCAACATACTGGATCATCGGAAAATCAAGATGATCCGCAAAGGACCGGAAGGCAATACGCTCGTCTTGCTCTGGCTTCTGATGCTGGCGGAAGCCGGTAAATGCAACCGAGGGGGATACCTGATGGTTTCCGACAGCCTGCCATACACAGCTGAAACCATCAGCATGGTGACGGATATTGCCCTGCCGACAGTTCAGCTCGGTCTTACCATCTTTGCCGGTCTGGAAATGATCGACCAGCAGGACGGCATAATTTTCATTGCCAATTGGAGCAAGTATCAGAGCGAAGACAAGCTGGAAAAGCGCCGGGAAAATGACCGGGAGCGCAAACAGCGACACCGGAAAAAGCAGCGCGACAATCTTCTTGCTCTTCCAGAGCCTGGCGACGTGTCACGTGACAGTCACGTTGACCGGTCACGTGACGTCACGCCAGAGAACAGAACAGAAAAGAAGATAGAAAAGACAACAACAGAACAGATCCACTCGTTGTTGTCTGACACTCCCTTTTCAGTCGTTTCTGACAATGAACTGATCGTTCTGATCAAGCGCCACGGCGAGGAAAAGGTCGAACTGGCTGCTGATATCGCCGCAGTATCCTGGCGACGGGAGCACAAGGAGATCCGGAACCCCGGCGGCTATCTCCAGTCCCTCTGCGTGAACCCCGTTTTACCGGAATTGTATGAGCCTCCGTATGTTCGCGCTGCCAAGTCAAAGGCTGCCGCAGAACGGAAACGTGCCGAGAAAGACAAGCAGGAAAAACTGAGCGAGACAGAAGCACAGGAGTCAATAGAACGGGACGACTACTGGCACTCACTGTCCGAAGAGGCACGTCAGAAATTCATCGATGATATCAAGGTTTCATCACCATTCGGACAGTGCATTCCGGAAGAGGGAGCAGTTGCGCTTGCCAGGCTGACTGCCTGGGAAAGCCGCTCACAAATGATCACAAATACCGGCATTACCGGTGAGCACACCCACTGA
- a CDS encoding hydrogenase iron-sulfur subunit has product MHPDKPKHTFEPKIIAFVCTWCTYAGADLAGTSRMQYPANVRVLKFPCTGRIDPVFILKAFQQGADGVLVSGCHPGDCHYIAGNFHARRRFAAFRKLLEFIGVDLNRLQFSWVSAAEGGKWVEVVTDLTERVRAMGPMVEFKDLALEEQWSGSLNTPELQEAYDAI; this is encoded by the coding sequence ATGCACCCAGATAAACCAAAACACACCTTTGAGCCCAAAATCATCGCCTTCGTCTGCACCTGGTGCACCTATGCCGGGGCTGATCTGGCCGGCACCAGCCGGATGCAGTACCCGGCCAACGTGCGGGTATTGAAATTCCCCTGTACCGGGCGGATCGATCCGGTCTTCATCCTCAAGGCGTTCCAGCAGGGGGCTGACGGCGTGCTGGTCTCCGGCTGCCATCCCGGCGACTGTCACTATATTGCCGGTAACTTCCACGCCCGGCGCAGGTTTGCCGCCTTCCGCAAGCTGCTTGAGTTTATCGGCGTTGACCTGAACCGGCTGCAGTTTTCCTGGGTCTCGGCTGCCGAGGGGGGCAAATGGGTTGAGGTCGTGACTGACCTGACCGAGCGGGTACGGGCCATGGGGCCGATGGTGGAGTTCAAGGATCTGGCCCTGGAGGAACAATGGTCAGGCTCACTCAATACACCGGAACTGCAAGAGGCTTACGATGCAATCTGA
- a CDS encoding response regulator, whose protein sequence is MLRCLIVEDDELSRELLALQMEPYAQCDLAENGREGLDRFTAALKAGEPYHLILLDIVMPEMDGFEAAKAIRSHEEKQGVSIDKGVQIVVLSSLSTPQDVIQAYVAAQSAAHLVKPVQPEKLVKTLRKLELIPTENA, encoded by the coding sequence ATGTTGCGTTGCCTGATTGTTGAGGATGATGAGTTGAGTCGTGAACTGCTGGCCCTGCAGATGGAGCCCTATGCCCAGTGCGACCTGGCGGAGAACGGGCGTGAAGGGCTTGACCGGTTTACTGCTGCGCTGAAGGCGGGTGAACCGTATCACCTGATCCTGCTGGATATTGTCATGCCGGAGATGGATGGTTTTGAAGCTGCCAAGGCGATCCGTAGCCATGAAGAAAAGCAGGGTGTCAGCATTGATAAAGGGGTGCAGATTGTGGTGCTGTCATCACTCAGTACCCCCCAGGATGTAATTCAGGCCTATGTGGCAGCCCAGTCCGCTGCCCATCTGGTCAAGCCGGTACAGCCGGAAAAACTGGTCAAGACCCTGCGCAAGCTGGAGTTGATTCCTACGGAGAATGCCTAG
- a CDS encoding 4Fe-4S dicluster domain-containing protein gives MQKQITEANFRLLLDSLLFKGQRVVGPRRSGSTVLYEPLASASDLVIDELPRRSVKEAFFPVCEDLLEYRKEGQQVQLTDVTPERFPETVLIGVRPCDAAAVPVLDAVFSWDYKDQFFLERRARTTIIGLACTTADDACFCTAVGLSPHDPKGADLMLTPLVGGGFLVESQSDKGEAFLETWKDRFAERDGTQPQELATPATQPFDLKKIKAWLDKHFEDAAWDSIATRCVGCGACAFVCPACHCFDIVDEGSEKAGKRRKFWDACGFSKFTNHASGHNPRDLQPKRYRNRIMHKFKYYDDKFGQTLCTGCGRCIRICPVGIDIAGVLEEIEGK, from the coding sequence ATGCAGAAACAGATTACCGAAGCTAATTTTCGCCTGTTGCTGGACAGCCTGCTGTTCAAGGGGCAGCGGGTGGTGGGGCCACGCAGGTCAGGCAGTACGGTGCTGTACGAACCGTTGGCCTCGGCCTCCGACCTGGTGATTGATGAGCTACCACGCCGTTCAGTCAAAGAGGCTTTTTTTCCGGTCTGTGAAGATCTGCTGGAGTACCGCAAGGAAGGCCAGCAGGTGCAACTGACCGATGTTACGCCAGAGCGTTTTCCTGAGACGGTACTGATCGGGGTGCGGCCCTGTGATGCCGCAGCCGTACCGGTGCTGGATGCAGTCTTCTCCTGGGATTACAAGGATCAGTTTTTTCTGGAACGCCGGGCCAGAACCACCATCATCGGTCTGGCCTGCACCACGGCAGATGACGCATGTTTCTGTACTGCGGTCGGCCTTTCTCCCCATGATCCAAAGGGTGCAGATCTGATGTTAACCCCATTGGTCGGGGGGGGCTTTCTGGTGGAGAGCCAGAGTGACAAAGGTGAGGCGTTTCTTGAAACCTGGAAGGATCGTTTTGCAGAGCGGGACGGTACGCAGCCCCAGGAACTGGCAACACCGGCAACCCAGCCGTTTGACCTGAAGAAGATCAAGGCCTGGCTGGATAAGCATTTTGAAGATGCTGCCTGGGACAGTATTGCCACCCGTTGTGTGGGTTGCGGCGCCTGTGCCTTTGTCTGCCCGGCCTGCCACTGCTTTGATATTGTGGATGAAGGCAGCGAAAAGGCCGGCAAGCGCCGTAAATTCTGGGACGCCTGCGGGTTTTCAAAGTTCACCAATCATGCCTCAGGCCACAATCCCCGTGACCTGCAGCCCAAGCGCTACCGTAACCGGATCATGCACAAATTCAAGTATTACGACGACAAATTCGGCCAGACCCTCTGTACCGGTTGCGGGCGCTGCATCAGGATCTGTCCGGTGGGGATCGATATTGCCGGGGTGCTGGAAGAGATAGAGGGAAAATAA
- a CDS encoding GxxExxY protein has translation MDELIYREEVFQIIGAAIEVHKELGSGFLEAVYQEALAYELSLRKIPFVSQQSLKIQYKAHVLNKEYIADLVCFNGIIVELKALQRLTGHEESQIINYLKATGMRVGLLINFGSSGKLEWKRLVS, from the coding sequence ATGGATGAGTTGATCTATAGAGAGGAAGTATTCCAAATAATTGGAGCTGCGATTGAAGTTCATAAAGAACTTGGCAGTGGTTTTTTAGAAGCTGTTTATCAGGAGGCGCTCGCATACGAACTCAGCTTGCGTAAGATTCCTTTTGTTTCGCAGCAGTCTCTCAAAATACAGTACAAAGCACACGTCTTGAACAAAGAGTATATTGCTGATCTAGTTTGCTTTAACGGCATTATTGTTGAATTGAAGGCGTTACAAAGATTAACAGGCCACGAAGAATCTCAAATCATAAACTATCTTAAGGCAACCGGAATGAGAGTTGGTCTACTCATAAATTTTGGCAGTTCAGGAAAGCTCGAATGGAAACGTCTGGTTTCATGA
- a CDS encoding tetrathionate reductase family octaheme c-type cytochrome, with product MKLRSMFAHAVLLLGVSLATAAVAGNHAEYVGNGPFKNGPEVTKKCIECHEKQAKDFMKTSHWTWSREQIVAGKKVAVGKKDSQNNFCLNLPSNYPRCTSCHAGYGWKDGKFDFSKAENVDCLICHDTTGTYKKFPAGAGHPVYAGETKEFPKGKPWPAVDLVKVAQSVGAPSRATCGACHFYGGGGDRVKHGDLDSTLTKPTPDIDVHMGKLNFTCQSCHKGKDHAMKGEALSVSVGTGPRAMNCTDCHKTEPHKNAMYNKHARKVACQTCHIQTFAKAKPTKVWWDWSTAGKDVKDVPKDQYGEKLYDKMKGDFKWEQNVVPTYFWFNGTVDRLVPGQKIDPSKVVKISASRGDRKDPNAKIMPFKIMRGKQPYDSINNTLAFVNVFGPPTSESAYWVKYDWNKAIEAGMKAAGQPYSGKYGFVETSMVWSVNHMVSPKDKSLKCADCHGDKGRLDWKALGYKGDPKNPANR from the coding sequence ATGAAACTACGGAGTATGTTTGCACATGCAGTACTGTTGCTGGGGGTGTCTCTGGCAACCGCTGCCGTCGCTGGAAACCATGCCGAGTACGTTGGTAATGGACCTTTCAAGAACGGCCCTGAAGTGACTAAAAAATGTATCGAGTGTCACGAAAAGCAGGCCAAGGACTTTATGAAGACGAGCCATTGGACCTGGTCAAGGGAGCAGATCGTTGCCGGCAAAAAGGTCGCTGTCGGTAAGAAGGACTCCCAAAACAACTTCTGCCTTAACCTGCCGTCGAACTATCCGCGCTGTACCAGTTGTCATGCCGGTTATGGCTGGAAGGATGGCAAATTTGACTTCAGTAAGGCAGAAAATGTTGACTGTCTGATCTGTCACGACACAACCGGAACCTACAAAAAATTCCCGGCCGGCGCAGGTCATCCGGTTTATGCCGGTGAAACGAAGGAGTTCCCTAAAGGCAAGCCGTGGCCGGCTGTTGATCTGGTCAAGGTGGCCCAATCGGTTGGTGCTCCTTCCCGTGCTACCTGTGGTGCCTGCCACTTTTATGGCGGCGGTGGAGACCGGGTAAAGCATGGTGACCTGGATAGTACCTTGACCAAACCAACCCCTGACATAGATGTGCATATGGGCAAGCTGAACTTCACCTGTCAGTCCTGCCATAAGGGTAAGGATCATGCCATGAAGGGTGAGGCTCTGTCCGTTTCCGTTGGCACCGGTCCGCGGGCCATGAACTGTACTGACTGTCACAAGACCGAACCTCACAAGAATGCCATGTATAACAAGCACGCCAGGAAAGTGGCGTGCCAGACCTGTCATATCCAGACCTTTGCAAAGGCCAAGCCGACCAAGGTCTGGTGGGATTGGTCAACTGCCGGTAAGGATGTGAAAGATGTGCCAAAAGATCAGTATGGTGAGAAGCTGTATGACAAGATGAAGGGTGATTTCAAGTGGGAGCAGAATGTGGTGCCTACCTACTTCTGGTTTAATGGCACGGTTGACCGCCTGGTACCCGGTCAGAAGATTGACCCCTCCAAGGTAGTGAAGATTTCCGCTTCCCGCGGTGACCGTAAGGATCCGAATGCCAAGATCATGCCGTTCAAGATTATGAGGGGTAAGCAGCCGTATGACAGTATCAACAACACGCTTGCCTTTGTGAATGTCTTTGGTCCGCCCACCAGTGAGTCTGCCTACTGGGTCAAGTATGACTGGAACAAGGCAATTGAAGCGGGTATGAAGGCCGCCGGCCAGCCTTACAGCGGCAAGTATGGTTTTGTCGAGACATCAATGGTCTGGTCGGTAAACCATATGGTGTCTCCAAAAGACAAGTCGCTCAAGTGTGCTGACTGTCATGGTGACAAGGGGCGTCTGGACTGGAAGGCGCTTGGCTACAAGGGTGATCCTAAAAACCCGGCTAATCGTTAA
- a CDS encoding CoB--CoM heterodisulfide reductase iron-sulfur subunit B family protein, with product MSELRYSYYPGCSLHASASEYDLSTREVFKALGIGLDEVPDWICCGATPAHNVDELLSLSLCAKNLELAEQVPGDMAVACAACFSRLKFAQHVLKENDQKLRQVEQAIDAKVPLDQTVKHLLEILVQDLGTERLSQAVRKPLSGLKVACYYGCLLTRPPEVPQLDDCEAPTIMERLLQAVGAESVDWTHRMECCGANFTLSRPGVVLQLTNAVLDSAKAAGADCIMVGCPLCHGNLDIRQKEIEGVYYRSYDMPIFYLTQLVGLALGVPADRLGLDALIVSPQRLLREKMLL from the coding sequence GTGAGCGAACTGCGTTATTCGTACTACCCCGGTTGCTCACTGCATGCCTCGGCCTCTGAGTATGATCTGTCCACCCGTGAGGTTTTCAAGGCGCTGGGGATCGGGCTTGATGAGGTGCCGGACTGGATCTGTTGTGGCGCCACCCCGGCCCATAATGTTGATGAATTGCTGTCACTCTCACTCTGTGCCAAGAACCTTGAACTGGCAGAGCAGGTGCCGGGTGATATGGCCGTGGCCTGTGCAGCCTGTTTTTCCCGCCTGAAGTTTGCCCAGCATGTGCTGAAGGAAAATGATCAGAAATTGCGTCAGGTCGAGCAGGCCATTGATGCCAAGGTGCCACTGGACCAGACTGTCAAACACCTGCTGGAGATACTGGTGCAGGATCTTGGTACTGAACGGCTGAGTCAGGCGGTCAGGAAGCCGCTTTCCGGCCTCAAGGTGGCCTGCTACTACGGCTGTCTGCTGACCCGTCCGCCGGAGGTACCCCAGCTTGATGACTGTGAGGCTCCCACCATTATGGAACGGCTGCTGCAGGCGGTAGGGGCCGAGAGCGTTGACTGGACCCACCGGATGGAGTGTTGCGGTGCAAACTTCACCCTGTCCCGTCCCGGAGTGGTGCTGCAGTTGACCAATGCGGTGCTTGATTCAGCCAAGGCCGCCGGTGCCGACTGCATTATGGTTGGCTGCCCCCTCTGCCACGGTAATCTTGATATCAGACAAAAGGAGATTGAAGGCGTCTACTATCGCAGCTATGATATGCCGATCTTCTACCTGACCCAGCTGGTAGGACTTGCCCTGGGGGTTCCTGCTGATCGACTCGGCTTGGATGCCCTGATTGTCAGTCCTCAGCGGCTGCTCAGAGAAAAAATGCTGCTCTAA
- a CDS encoding CoB--CoM heterodisulfide reductase iron-sulfur subunit A family protein, with product MSRIGVFVCHCGENISRTVDVEQVAAQAAKMPGVAFATDYKYMCSDPGQGLLKKAINEHRLTHVVVAACSPRMHERTFRKAVEQASLNPFLCEMANIREHCSWVHEDRDEATQKATEIVGMLVERVKKNRVLPTITVPVTKRALVIGGGIAGIQAALDIADAGHQVVLVEREPSIGGHMAQLSETFPTLDCSQCIMTPKMVDVANHPNITMHTFSEIEQVDGYIGNFQVTVRKKARSVDEQKCTGCGVCMTKCPQKKIPNSFDRNLGMRTAIYVPFPQAVPNVPVIDRDNCTMFKSGKCGVCQKVCGPGAVDFEQEDRLVVEPVGAIVVATGFELYTIDKKPDDSAIVGYGEFGYGTIPDVIDGLTFERLASASGPTGGKILRPSDGKEPKQVVFIQCVGSRAREKGISYCSKICCMYTAKHTMLYHHKVHDGQAYVFFMDARVPGKNYDEFWRRAIEEEEAVYIRGMVSRLYQKGDKIVVMGSDIAVGVQVEVEADLVVLATAVMPRKGADTLAQKLGISYDKYHFYSEAHAKLKPVECATAGIYLSGACQGPKDIPDTVSQASAAAAKVMTLFAKDKLEREPIVARVKENSCVGCFACKKVCAYGAVEEKEIRDRQGNLIKTVAYVNPGVCAGCGTCQATCPSKSVELDGYTDEQIVAMIEAL from the coding sequence ATGTCTCGAATCGGTGTCTTTGTCTGCCATTGTGGCGAAAACATCTCCCGTACTGTTGATGTGGAACAGGTGGCGGCCCAGGCGGCCAAGATGCCGGGGGTGGCCTTTGCCACCGATTACAAGTACATGTGCTCAGACCCTGGTCAGGGGCTGCTCAAAAAGGCGATCAATGAACACCGCCTGACCCACGTGGTGGTGGCTGCCTGCTCGCCCCGTATGCATGAGCGTACCTTTCGCAAGGCGGTGGAACAGGCCAGCCTGAATCCGTTTCTGTGCGAGATGGCCAATATCCGTGAGCATTGCTCCTGGGTGCATGAAGACCGGGATGAAGCTACTCAAAAAGCAACTGAGATTGTTGGCATGCTGGTGGAGCGGGTCAAGAAAAACCGGGTGCTGCCGACCATCACCGTACCGGTCACCAAGCGGGCTCTGGTGATTGGTGGCGGCATTGCCGGTATTCAGGCGGCCCTGGATATTGCCGATGCCGGTCACCAGGTGGTGCTGGTGGAGCGGGAACCGTCCATCGGCGGTCATATGGCCCAACTCTCCGAGACCTTTCCTACCCTGGACTGTTCCCAGTGTATCATGACCCCCAAGATGGTGGACGTGGCCAACCATCCCAACATCACCATGCACACCTTCAGCGAGATTGAGCAGGTGGATGGCTATATCGGCAACTTTCAGGTCACGGTCCGCAAGAAGGCCCGCTCGGTGGATGAACAGAAATGCACCGGTTGCGGGGTCTGTATGACCAAATGCCCCCAAAAGAAGATTCCCAATTCCTTTGATCGTAATCTGGGGATGCGGACCGCCATCTATGTGCCGTTCCCCCAGGCCGTCCCCAATGTTCCGGTCATTGACCGGGATAACTGTACCATGTTCAAAAGCGGTAAGTGCGGGGTCTGTCAGAAGGTCTGCGGCCCTGGAGCGGTTGATTTTGAACAGGAGGACCGGCTGGTGGTTGAGCCGGTCGGCGCCATCGTGGTGGCCACCGGCTTTGAGCTGTACACCATTGACAAAAAGCCGGATGACTCCGCCATTGTGGGCTACGGTGAGTTTGGCTACGGTACGATTCCGGATGTGATTGACGGTCTGACCTTTGAGCGTCTGGCCTCAGCCTCCGGCCCCACCGGAGGCAAGATCCTGCGTCCCTCCGACGGCAAGGAACCCAAGCAGGTGGTCTTTATCCAGTGCGTCGGTTCCCGGGCACGGGAAAAGGGGATCTCCTACTGCTCCAAGATCTGCTGCATGTATACCGCCAAGCACACCATGCTCTACCACCATAAGGTCCATGACGGTCAGGCCTATGTCTTTTTCATGGATGCCCGGGTGCCGGGCAAGAACTACGATGAATTCTGGCGCCGGGCCATTGAAGAGGAAGAGGCGGTCTATATCCGCGGCATGGTCTCCCGGCTGTACCAGAAGGGGGACAAGATCGTGGTGATGGGCAGTGATATCGCAGTTGGTGTGCAGGTGGAGGTGGAGGCTGATCTGGTGGTGCTGGCCACAGCGGTTATGCCCCGCAAAGGTGCCGACACCCTGGCCCAGAAGCTGGGCATCTCCTACGACAAATACCACTTCTACTCCGAAGCCCATGCCAAACTGAAGCCGGTGGAGTGCGCCACTGCCGGTATCTATCTGTCCGGTGCCTGTCAGGGGCCCAAGGATATCCCGGATACGGTTTCACAAGCCTCAGCTGCGGCTGCCAAGGTGATGACCCTGTTTGCCAAGGATAAGCTGGAGCGGGAGCCGATTGTGGCCCGAGTGAAAGAAAACAGCTGCGTGGGCTGCTTTGCCTGCAAAAAGGTCTGTGCCTACGGTGCGGTGGAAGAGAAGGAGATCCGCGATCGCCAGGGCAACCTGATCAAGACCGTGGCCTATGTTAATCCCGGTGTTTGTGCCGGTTGCGGCACCTGCCAAGCCACCTGCCCGTCAAAATCGGTGGAGCTGGACGGCTATACCGATGAACAGATCGTTGCAATGATTGAGGCGTTGTAA
- a CDS encoding 4Fe-4S dicluster domain-containing protein — MQSDTVDTSCHAAITEAVRTEARRILSDGTVTAVIGYAAGRRKGSTQPIVITFADDADKLIFSAACVNNLAVYLTKAKKDVPKTGKLAVVVKSCDLKALVGLMGEAQLKREDLYLIGIPCTGVLGSVLQPAAVLTTDNIASKCCECAERLPPGCDFVPSVDLPRQLRFEQRYTDEIARLEAMSPAERWEYWKEQFSKCIKCYACRQVCPFCFCEQCLCDRNRPQMVEQTPRPAGNTAWHLVRAMHLAGRCAGCAECERACPMDIPLNLLNRKMARELKALFDSEAGFEVRDKGPLNSYDEHDDQSFIR; from the coding sequence ATGCAATCTGATACCGTAGATACCTCCTGTCATGCTGCAATTACTGAAGCGGTCCGTACTGAAGCAAGACGTATTCTGTCTGATGGTACGGTTACGGCGGTCATTGGCTATGCTGCCGGTCGTCGTAAAGGCTCCACCCAGCCGATTGTTATCACTTTTGCTGACGATGCCGACAAGTTAATCTTCTCTGCTGCCTGTGTGAATAACCTTGCGGTCTACCTGACCAAGGCCAAGAAGGATGTGCCTAAAACCGGCAAACTTGCAGTTGTGGTCAAAAGCTGTGACCTCAAGGCACTGGTGGGGTTGATGGGTGAAGCACAGCTTAAGCGGGAGGATCTCTACCTGATCGGTATTCCCTGTACCGGCGTGCTGGGATCGGTTCTGCAACCTGCCGCGGTACTGACAACGGACAACATTGCATCCAAGTGCTGTGAATGTGCTGAGCGCCTGCCGCCGGGGTGTGATTTTGTACCGTCGGTGGACCTGCCCCGGCAGCTCCGGTTTGAGCAACGCTACACTGATGAAATAGCCAGGCTTGAGGCCATGTCACCGGCAGAACGCTGGGAATACTGGAAAGAGCAGTTCAGTAAATGTATCAAGTGCTATGCCTGCCGTCAGGTCTGCCCGTTTTGTTTTTGTGAACAGTGCCTCTGTGATCGCAACCGTCCCCAGATGGTGGAACAGACCCCTCGGCCTGCCGGCAACACCGCCTGGCATCTGGTACGGGCCATGCATCTGGCAGGTCGTTGCGCCGGCTGTGCCGAATGTGAGCGGGCCTGTCCGATGGATATCCCGCTTAACCTGCTGAACCGCAAGATGGCCAGGGAACTGAAGGCGCTGTTTGACAGCGAGGCGGGCTTTGAGGTACGGGACAAGGGGCCGCTGAACAGCTATGACGAGCATGATGACCAGTCGTTCATCCGTTAG